The window AACAGCAGTGGTGAATCCTCCATTGAGCCAGACCCAGTGACAGGCAGGAATCACACTGATGCCAGCCACACAGCAGAAGATCGCCGTCCGAATCTGTTGCCAGTCGTTGCTGAGGTAACGGGGGTGGACCTGAGCACAGAAGACGGCCAGGATCAGGGACAGCACGGTCAGCAGGTAGACCTGTCGCCAAAACTGCGAGACAGGAGAGTAGCCGATTAGATACAGtctaatcagaatcagaatgggttttattgccaagtatgttttttaacacatacaaggaatttgttttggtgttgttggtgcacgtcacacgtGCATAAGTAAAgctataaacaatataagtatatgtacaatCAGAGCTGGAGCATCCGTTTCTTTATTAGTATACCATCTTGAGAGAAAGAAATCTTGGCTATTCACACTTACAGCGTTACAGTAGAAAGCGTAGAAGATCCCAGGTACGTAACAGCCCAGGATGCCAACAGAGATGCCTGCGTAGTCCAACGACAGCCAGCGACGGCAAGTCTTCTCCGACCGGTGGCACGCGAACAGGTGATACCCCACAGAACACAACATGCACACCTGAGATGAATACACACAGTAACATTACAGACTGGAAGATATCTGTGAGTGTCATCTCTCACAAATATGTAGTCATAACATCCAACACAAattagagcttttttttttttttatgattgtcATTATTAGTTTTATCAAGTTCGTTTTGTTTTACCTTTTCTAATGCACTTGTGTGgacaaagaaaaggagaggagtttaaagcttgatttatacttctgcgtaaaatctacgccgtggctacgtacgtatgTACGTGGAGACACGAACCTACgtcggaccctacgccgtagcctgatgtgcacctctcGTGCGtcgcatttccccctactcatttcctggttctccttttccgtaaacaacatgaaatcaaggagagggttaacttttcctgctacagatttcccaccgtggtcagaaagctcAGGGGAGACAccttgtttctctcactatgactctagagtcggtttcgctccgaagctaatcctCGTcactctctctacacacacacacacacacaaagtataaacttcaggccacttacgtaggctacggcgaaagctccgcgtggagcctccgcaggaccataaatcaagctCAAGGAGGAGGGTGGGTGGGAaactatatacatgtatatgcaTATAATTGCATTAACACGTTTCCAATCCCATTATCAGCTGCTACACAACCAACAacacaaactgtaaacacagaaacactgcCTCTACATTGAACTACACTACCATTCCTCTTTATAATACAATAGGACTGTGCCCCACCTTTACAACAGTTACACCTAAACACAGCTTACACACCTTGGGTTGAGGTGAACTGATTGCACCTGTGGTAGGAAACGTGAACCTACATGAATCAGTTTGTTAAGCCACACAAACTtgatttatatacagtacaaatatTCAGCTAATGAAGATGTTCATAATAAACTAATAATTGTGAACAGCTGTAAAACTGTTAAAGTAGTAAAATTACAGACACATACACCTGTAGATCATGCACAGAGAGCATGGATGCTGGCAGGAATAAGGAAAGAGTATTATAATAAGCCTGGAatacactgtatgtatttaaacaacaaaaaatgtttgcattcagATCTAAACAACACAGTAAACAACAAGATGTGGATGAGGTTACAAGACTCTCTCTGTTACCATCAACTCCAGAAGACGACAATCACAGCTTTTGTCACCCTCACAGTCAGCCAAATCATGTTTTACCTGGAAGCAGAACAGTCCTATAGTGTAGATGACGTAGTCCTCTCTGTTGGCTCCAGAGGCTGGCAGTACTGAGGAGAGGTCATTGACCCcgagagagaagaagagcagGAAACCCAGAAGGTGGCTCCAAATGTTCACAGTCTCATTGGACAGAATGAAGATACTGCAACAGAATAGAAGAAACAAAGATGCACACATGTCAACAAGGCCAGTCTGTATACACTAACATGCACAATAGTAATGTTCATACACTGTAATATGCAGGACATTTGCATATTGAGGATCTACATAATTAACACCATAAAGCCAGAAAGTAATCCAACTACAAAAtaagtacaaaaataaataaataaatactctaTTGAACATGACTGGAATGTAGTACATAATTCTGCTATTAAAAGGTATACATTTCCAACATGACTCCCACCTCCTAAGGCAGAGTTTGGAGGGCAAGTGGGCCCT is drawn from Sander vitreus isolate 19-12246 chromosome 16, sanVit1, whole genome shotgun sequence and contains these coding sequences:
- the LOC144531384 gene encoding progestin and adipoQ receptor family member 3-like isoform X2; protein product: MSWYKMLLKMPQKLLRTAHYIELGSYQHWPVLIPQRIRLYTYEQIPLFLKENPYITDGYRAHLPSKLCLRSIFILSNETVNIWSHLLGFLLFFSLGVNDLSSVLPASGANREDYVIYTIGLFCFQVCMLCSVGYHLFACHRSEKTCRRWLSLDYAGISVGILGCYVPGIFYAFYCNAVHPRYLSNDWQQIRTAIFCCVAGISVIPACHWVWLNGGFTTAVVQLFLPRVLVMYLIAGSAFLFYVTKIPERYFPGQLNYLGASHQVWHILVVVMFYWWHQTALNIMHFRHSQSCPPQTSSS
- the LOC144531384 gene encoding progestin and adipoQ receptor family member 3-like isoform X1; this encodes MSWYKMLLKMPQKLLRTAHYIELGSYQHWPVLIPQRIRLYTYEQIPLFLKENPYITDGYRAHLPSKLCLRSIFILSNETVNIWSHLLGFLLFFSLGVNDLSSVLPASGANREDYVIYTIGLFCFQVCMLCSVGYHLFACHRSEKTCRRWLSLDYAGISVGILGCYVPGIFYAFYCNAFWRQVYLLTVLSLILAVFCAQVHPRYLSNDWQQIRTAIFCCVAGISVIPACHWVWLNGGFTTAVVQLFLPRVLVMYLIAGSAFLFYVTKIPERYFPGQLNYLGASHQVWHILVVVMFYWWHQTALNIMHFRHSQSCPPQTSSS